From one Candidatus Zixiibacteriota bacterium genomic stretch:
- a CDS encoding right-handed parallel beta-helix repeat-containing protein — MNSGRISACIAALCALLVTAGSGATLQVERGSDLQSVIDFASDGDTLILGAKVFEARADTMVESLCGNCEQARTNVAATVGFAIRDKALVLIGVDRDATRLVTGAGYGVYFENSRGSVLANLTITGGVRSADGNATDAAVVVRGSEVLIQNCNLIDNDNRDTSVVVGIAGVAGREGADITIRNCTIKNNSWDGVALYRGATAHITDCVIADGRGAGIGVTWDASCVAFRNDVSGYWKGIGAFGNSLLVARNNVVHDCIGWGVIATGSSQADFVNNVIYHNGNCGVAPWSPESRGRIVNNIIVANGWKESWVCPCVGVWNNGDWAKWRFTNNIVWNNNAANYEQIYDQTGLNGNLSVDPMFVDEGNYRLQDGSPATNAGDSLIYNTDGTISHIGVTGGPQAPSSAE, encoded by the coding sequence ATGAACTCAGGTCGAATAAGCGCTTGTATAGCGGCGCTTTGTGCGCTGCTTGTCACGGCCGGTTCGGGTGCGACCCTCCAGGTCGAACGGGGATCCGATCTCCAGTCGGTCATCGACTTCGCATCCGACGGAGACACGCTCATCCTCGGGGCGAAAGTATTCGAAGCGCGGGCGGATACGATGGTTGAGTCGCTCTGCGGAAACTGCGAGCAGGCCCGGACGAACGTGGCCGCGACCGTCGGGTTTGCCATTCGCGACAAAGCCCTGGTGCTGATCGGCGTTGACCGCGATGCCACCCGCCTGGTCACCGGCGCGGGATACGGCGTCTATTTCGAGAATTCCCGGGGTTCCGTGCTCGCCAACCTCACGATTACCGGCGGCGTGCGGAGCGCCGACGGCAACGCCACCGATGCGGCCGTGGTCGTGCGCGGGTCGGAGGTGCTGATCCAGAACTGCAATCTCATCGACAATGACAACCGCGATACCTCGGTGGTGGTCGGCATCGCCGGCGTCGCCGGGCGCGAGGGCGCGGACATCACGATCCGCAACTGCACCATCAAAAACAACTCCTGGGACGGCGTGGCGCTGTATCGCGGCGCGACCGCGCATATCACCGATTGCGTGATCGCCGACGGCCGCGGGGCCGGAATCGGCGTCACCTGGGACGCTTCCTGCGTCGCCTTCCGCAACGACGTCAGCGGCTACTGGAAAGGAATCGGCGCCTTCGGCAACTCGCTTCTGGTCGCCCGCAACAATGTCGTCCACGACTGTATCGGCTGGGGTGTCATCGCCACCGGATCGTCGCAGGCCGACTTCGTCAACAACGTCATTTACCACAACGGTAACTGCGGCGTCGCCCCCTGGTCGCCCGAGAGCCGCGGACGAATCGTCAATAATATCATCGTCGCCAACGGCTGGAAGGAATCATGGGTCTGTCCCTGCGTCGGAGTATGGAACAACGGCGACTGGGCCAAGTGGCGGTTCACCAACAATATCGTCTGGAACAACAACGCCGCCAACTACGAGCAGATATACGACCAGACCGGCTTGAACGGAAATCTCTCGGTCGACCCGATGTTTGTCGATGAAGGCAACTACCGCCTGCAGGACGGCTCGCCGGCGACAAATGCGGGCGATTCGCTGATCTACAACACCGACGGCACTATTTCGCATATCGGCGTCACCGGCGGCCCGCAGGCGCCCTCGTCGGCCGAGTAA
- a CDS encoding DUF4846 domain-containing protein — translation MRRLCIVMAVAALAVGAGAADRAGSGDIDYYLEHYPYISFRGKVYTAETEFTVPEGYARVDSTDLTPYQYWVSNLPLWHHARPAARIRGIRYDTSEIARSIHFPWRSSRFFDYTIPVQLLVEYALAAGTLNEFEWWPIAGDTLTWSRFLSSQAVTYRGTELQLRPSEPRDSTSQELDAFVDLCARWTHHQSLADNCVRVADSPPLPGDFFIATDSTGRKGRVYVIVTALRNDNGNYLYTVATGCDDKCDFHIPRFNESRENPWIDRARIEQLGEGWVRSGFYRPRVP, via the coding sequence ATGAGACGATTGTGTATCGTGATGGCGGTAGCCGCGCTTGCGGTTGGCGCGGGGGCAGCCGATCGTGCCGGCTCCGGTGATATCGACTATTATCTCGAACACTATCCCTACATCTCGTTCCGCGGCAAGGTGTACACCGCCGAAACCGAGTTTACCGTTCCCGAGGGGTACGCACGCGTGGATTCGACAGACCTGACGCCGTACCAGTATTGGGTGTCGAATCTTCCGTTGTGGCATCATGCCCGCCCTGCCGCGCGGATACGGGGCATCAGGTACGATACCAGCGAGATCGCGCGCTCCATTCACTTCCCCTGGCGGAGCAGCCGGTTTTTCGATTACACCATCCCGGTACAGTTGCTGGTTGAATACGCGCTTGCCGCCGGGACGCTCAACGAGTTCGAATGGTGGCCGATCGCCGGCGACACGCTTACCTGGAGTCGTTTCCTGTCAAGTCAGGCTGTAACCTATCGGGGCACGGAGCTGCAGTTGCGGCCGTCGGAACCCCGTGACAGCACCTCGCAGGAACTCGATGCGTTCGTGGATTTGTGCGCTCGATGGACCCACCACCAGTCGCTCGCGGACAATTGCGTGCGCGTGGCGGACAGCCCGCCTCTGCCCGGAGATTTCTTCATCGCCACGGACAGCACCGGCCGGAAGGGACGCGTGTATGTTATCGTGACGGCCCTTCGCAACGACAACGGCAACTATCTGTATACCGTCGCAACCGGGTGCGACGACAAATGCGATTTCCATATTCCGCGATTCAACGAGTCGCGCGAGAATCCCTGGATAGATCGCGCCCGTATCGAGCAGCTGGGCGAGGGCTGGGTCCGATCCGGCTTCTATCGACCGCGCGTGCCTTAG
- a CDS encoding carboxymuconolactone decarboxylase family protein, which produces MSDRVQRFKAERQRLNEIVLKRDNLDIKRFFALDSAVYRDGELDSKTKELLGLVASLVLRCDDCIAYHTIQAKESGITDGEFGEVMSVGLVVGGSITIPHIRRAYQLWEDMSA; this is translated from the coding sequence ATGTCAGATCGCGTACAACGGTTTAAGGCCGAACGGCAGCGTCTTAACGAGATCGTCCTCAAACGGGATAATCTCGACATCAAACGTTTCTTTGCGTTGGACAGCGCGGTTTATCGCGACGGCGAACTGGACAGCAAAACAAAGGAGTTGCTCGGCCTGGTGGCGTCGCTGGTTCTTCGTTGTGATGACTGTATCGCCTACCATACGATTCAGGCGAAGGAATCAGGGATAACCGATGGCGAATTCGGCGAAGTAATGTCGGTCGGACTCGTGGTAGGCGGTTCGATTACCATTCCCCATATCCGTCGGGCGTACCAGTTATGGGAGGACATGTCGGCTTGA
- a CDS encoding CYTH domain-containing protein yields MDERRQNIEIEIKLRLESFCEYLKLVGFLGNPDRELHQVNCFFDSEDHRLMADGWAFRVRTEDNRGLVTLKGAASTAHPVAVVREEIEAEIDRGAAADIINLQSDILTIAVEPVTFVKKKWPGIALSKLVQFTNTRQFKNYKIGDYVYVLELDRTEYADGSIDYELEMELDQPQQAEVVIPSLQKLFASLDIPFEQQDESKFARALAKVTRF; encoded by the coding sequence ATGGATGAACGTCGACAGAATATCGAGATCGAAATCAAGCTGCGGCTTGAGTCGTTTTGCGAATATCTCAAGCTCGTCGGGTTCCTCGGCAATCCCGATCGCGAACTCCACCAGGTCAATTGCTTCTTCGATTCCGAAGACCATCGGCTGATGGCGGATGGTTGGGCGTTTCGCGTCCGGACCGAAGATAACCGAGGACTCGTGACGCTCAAGGGGGCCGCATCGACCGCACACCCGGTGGCCGTCGTGAGGGAAGAGATCGAAGCGGAGATCGATCGGGGTGCGGCCGCGGACATTATCAACCTGCAGAGCGACATCCTGACCATCGCGGTCGAACCGGTCACCTTCGTCAAAAAAAAGTGGCCCGGCATAGCGCTGTCCAAACTCGTGCAGTTTACCAATACCCGGCAGTTCAAGAACTACAAGATCGGCGATTATGTCTACGTGCTCGAACTGGACCGGACCGAGTATGCCGACGGGTCGATCGACTATGAACTGGAAATGGAACTGGACCAGCCGCAGCAGGCGGAGGTCGTCATTCCGTCCCTTCAGAAACTGTTCGCCTCGCTTGATATTCCGTTCGAGCAGCAGGACGAAAGCAAGTTCGCCCGGGCGCTTGCCAAAGTCACCCGGTTCTAG
- a CDS encoding Rne/Rng family ribonuclease codes for MKKEIVINTTEYETRLAILEDDLLVELQAEKAESDRMVGDIYKGKIKTVLPGMQAAFVDIGMEKAAYLHSSDIGKDYGPRYDSEDIEEEESPAEIVRKSRRAGIETVLKNNQEILVQIIKEPISTKGPRISTEISIPGRYVVLVPDDDHIRISKRASDWNEKKRLKKIVGPIRPEGFGLILRTEAVGHEEKDFRADIKRLLKLWGKLKRKADTSKAPALIHKEAEMVTSMIRDVFTDDVSRVVVDSRSDYKKIMSYARQVAPHLKDRIELYKGDAPLFDVFNLEPEIDKMLQRKVWIKKGAYLIIDQTEAMVTIDVNTGRFVGSRDQERTILETNLAAAREIARQIRLRDIGGLIVCDFIDMYNRDNRRKLYDEFQKCFANDRAKRGINPVTEFGLIEMTRERVRPSHMQVLSEPCPCCDGVGRILARENLATKIERWFIRARADRKYHQFNLVVSPPLAGTLTGNGTNRVERLMKMHRFRINLVRDTTLPQQEFRIFNAEDNKELTDVYAV; via the coding sequence GTGAAAAAAGAGATTGTCATCAATACCACCGAGTACGAAACCCGACTGGCGATTCTCGAAGACGACTTGCTGGTGGAACTGCAGGCCGAAAAGGCCGAATCCGACCGCATGGTCGGAGATATCTACAAGGGCAAAATCAAAACCGTGCTCCCCGGCATGCAGGCCGCCTTCGTCGATATCGGCATGGAAAAAGCAGCCTACCTGCACTCGTCCGATATCGGCAAGGACTACGGCCCACGCTACGACTCGGAGGATATTGAAGAAGAAGAATCGCCGGCGGAAATCGTTCGCAAGAGCCGTCGCGCCGGCATCGAAACCGTTCTGAAAAACAACCAGGAAATCCTGGTCCAGATCATCAAAGAACCCATTTCCACCAAAGGGCCGCGTATCTCAACCGAAATATCCATTCCGGGCCGCTACGTGGTCCTGGTCCCCGACGATGATCACATCCGGATTTCCAAGCGTGCTTCCGACTGGAATGAGAAAAAACGGCTCAAAAAGATAGTCGGGCCCATCCGTCCCGAAGGGTTCGGGTTGATCCTCCGGACGGAGGCGGTCGGCCACGAGGAAAAGGACTTTCGCGCCGATATCAAGCGGCTGTTGAAACTCTGGGGGAAACTCAAACGCAAGGCGGACACCTCGAAAGCCCCCGCGCTCATTCACAAGGAAGCGGAAATGGTGACTTCGATGATCCGCGACGTGTTCACCGACGACGTCAGCCGGGTCGTCGTCGACAGCCGCTCCGACTACAAAAAGATCATGAGCTACGCGCGGCAGGTCGCGCCGCATCTCAAGGATCGTATCGAGTTGTACAAGGGCGATGCGCCGTTGTTCGACGTGTTTAATCTCGAGCCCGAGATCGACAAGATGCTGCAGCGAAAGGTCTGGATCAAAAAAGGCGCCTACCTCATCATCGATCAGACCGAGGCGATGGTGACAATTGACGTCAACACCGGCCGGTTCGTCGGATCGCGCGACCAGGAGCGGACAATCCTGGAAACCAACCTGGCCGCGGCCCGCGAGATAGCCCGGCAGATCCGCCTTCGCGATATCGGCGGGCTGATCGTCTGCGACTTTATCGACATGTACAACCGCGACAACCGCCGCAAGTTGTACGATGAGTTTCAGAAGTGCTTCGCCAACGACCGCGCCAAGCGCGGAATCAACCCCGTGACCGAATTCGGACTGATCGAGATGACACGGGAGCGCGTCCGCCCGTCGCACATGCAGGTCCTCAGCGAGCCGTGTCCGTGCTGCGACGGCGTAGGTCGCATTCTGGCACGCGAGAACCTCGCCACCAAGATCGAACGCTGGTTCATCCGGGCTCGCGCCGACCGCAAGTACCACCAGTTCAACCTGGTAGTCAGTCCGCCTCTGGCCGGAACCCTGACCGGAAACGGAACCAACCGGGTCGAACGCCTGATGAAAATGCACAGGTTCAGGATCAATCTGGTCCGCGATACCACCCTGCCGCAGCAGGAGTTCCGCATTTTTAACGCCGAGGATAACAAGGAACTGACCGACGTCTACGCAGTGTGA
- the fmt gene encoding methionyl-tRNA formyltransferase, protein MRVVYMGTPDFARRPLTHLAESHHDILAVVTGRDKPAGRGRKLLSTPVNTEARRLGVPVLTPPSLKSRELHESLAALSADLFVVIAFRILPESLFSLPRLGSVNIHGSLLPKYRGAAPINWALINGERETGLSCFFLKRQVDTGDVIARTRTGILESDTFDSLYERMSQMAGPFLLDTLALIEKGEARPVPQDDTEASGAPKLTPQDAFIDFGFPARNVRNFIRGLSSRPGAWSTFRGQTAKILMGELVSVEPPPGSRPGAVIPDRKRLLVACAGSTIEITRIVPDGKKPMDGLSFVNGFRPEPGELFGQPVMKDLKGQ, encoded by the coding sequence ATGAGAGTGGTATATATGGGAACGCCGGATTTTGCCCGGCGCCCGCTCACGCATCTCGCTGAAAGCCATCACGACATCCTTGCTGTCGTCACCGGCCGGGATAAACCCGCCGGGCGTGGCCGAAAGCTCCTATCGACGCCCGTGAATACCGAGGCCCGGCGGCTCGGGGTACCGGTGTTGACCCCGCCCTCGCTGAAGTCTCGCGAATTGCACGAGTCCCTCGCGGCACTCTCCGCGGACCTGTTTGTGGTGATCGCCTTTCGTATCCTGCCTGAGTCCCTGTTCTCCCTGCCGCGGCTGGGATCGGTGAACATTCACGGTTCCCTGTTGCCCAAATACCGCGGCGCCGCCCCGATAAACTGGGCGCTGATCAACGGCGAACGCGAAACCGGCTTGTCCTGCTTCTTTCTGAAGAGGCAGGTTGATACCGGCGACGTGATCGCCCGCACGCGAACCGGTATCCTCGAATCCGATACCTTCGACTCGCTGTACGAGCGGATGTCGCAGATGGCCGGTCCGTTTTTGCTTGATACCCTGGCGCTGATCGAAAAGGGCGAGGCCCGCCCCGTGCCCCAGGATGACACCGAGGCGAGCGGCGCGCCGAAACTCACGCCGCAGGACGCTTTTATCGACTTTGGTTTCCCGGCCCGCAACGTGCGGAACTTTATCCGAGGGCTGTCCAGCAGGCCGGGAGCCTGGAGTACGTTTCGCGGACAAACGGCGAAAATCCTCATGGGCGAGCTCGTATCGGTCGAGCCCCCACCCGGGTCCCGGCCCGGCGCCGTGATCCCCGATCGCAAGCGGCTGCTGGTCGCATGCGCCGGCTCTACGATCGAAATCACACGGATCGTGCCGGACGGGAAAAAACCGATGGACGGCCTGTCATTTGTAAACGGCTTTCGCCCAGAACCGGGCGAGCTGTTCGGACAACCTGTTATGAAGGATTTGAAGGGTCAGTGA
- the def gene encoding peptide deformylase produces MAAQEIIIYGDPVLREVAEPVEKVDQAVKDLVSMMVDTLKKAHGLGLAAPQVGVSKRVFIVDLSAIDITAELHIFINPEIIWTSENDVELEEGCLSFPGIYQRIVRPSRVRVRALGLDGKPFEMEAGGMAARAILHEYDHLEGVLFIDHISPIARTLLKGRLKKLAAAS; encoded by the coding sequence GTGGCCGCACAAGAAATCATCATATATGGCGACCCGGTGTTACGGGAAGTTGCCGAGCCGGTCGAAAAAGTCGACCAGGCGGTGAAAGATTTGGTGTCCATGATGGTGGACACGTTAAAAAAGGCACACGGTCTCGGTCTGGCTGCGCCCCAGGTTGGCGTCTCCAAGCGCGTTTTTATCGTCGATTTATCGGCTATCGACATCACGGCCGAACTCCACATCTTCATCAACCCGGAAATCATCTGGACGTCCGAAAACGATGTGGAGTTGGAGGAAGGGTGTTTGTCCTTCCCGGGAATTTACCAGAGGATTGTCCGTCCCTCCCGCGTGCGAGTCCGCGCGCTCGGATTGGACGGCAAGCCGTTTGAGATGGAAGCCGGCGGCATGGCCGCCCGCGCCATCCTCCACGAATACGACCATCTGGAAGGCGTGTTGTTCATCGACCATATCTCCCCGATAGCCCGAACGCTGCTCAAGGGACGACTGAAAAAACTGGCCGCTGCCTCCTGA
- the yajC gene encoding preprotein translocase subunit YajC: MELHPILLMAGGADQGGGSGVFMLIWMALIFAIMYLLLIRPQRKKQKEHERLLSELKKGDRVVTSGGMFATIFAIDEDRGRVVLKLGDDTKMEFLKSSIAGKVEN, translated from the coding sequence TTGGAACTGCATCCGATTTTGCTGATGGCCGGCGGCGCCGACCAGGGGGGCGGAAGCGGCGTATTCATGCTGATCTGGATGGCGTTGATTTTCGCCATCATGTATCTGCTGCTGATCCGGCCTCAGCGCAAAAAACAAAAGGAACACGAGAGGCTGCTCTCGGAGTTAAAGAAAGGTGACAGAGTAGTGACCTCCGGCGGCATGTTCGCAACGATTTTCGCTATTGACGAGGATCGCGGGCGAGTCGTGCTCAAGCTCGGCGACGACACCAAGATGGAGTTTCTGAAGTCGTCGATTGCCGGCAAGGTGGAGAACTAG
- a CDS encoding type II secretion system protein yields the protein MCSSRPKIASDRGFTLIELVMIIVILGIIAAVATPAFVDMHSDAMENACKASLYSIREAISHFQMHAVVRGDGEQWPSMDSIAVPGVVLAHRFPPNPFQAEDRAPDSVVEGVTPGVVVGTRGGWAYKPGTGQIWPNTSTVIEGSGCAGDRRINENLW from the coding sequence ATGTGCAGCTCCCGGCCGAAAATCGCCTCCGATCGCGGGTTCACCCTCATCGAACTCGTGATGATTATCGTCATCCTCGGTATCATCGCCGCGGTGGCGACGCCGGCGTTTGTCGACATGCATTCCGACGCCATGGAAAACGCCTGCAAAGCGAGCCTGTACTCGATCCGCGAAGCGATATCACATTTCCAGATGCATGCCGTGGTGCGCGGCGACGGCGAGCAATGGCCATCGATGGATTCGATTGCCGTGCCCGGCGTCGTGCTGGCCCACCGGTTTCCGCCCAACCCCTTCCAGGCCGAAGACCGCGCCCCGGATTCAGTTGTCGAGGGCGTGACGCCCGGGGTCGTGGTAGGCACCCGGGGCGGCTGGGCCTACAAGCCCGGTACGGGGCAGATCTGGCCCAATACCAGCACGGTGATCGAGGGCTCCGGTTGCGCCGGGGACCGACGCATCAACGAAAACCTCTGGTAA
- a CDS encoding spore germination protein GerW family protein → MSNNVVEVLRGVVGELKEIARSETIIGEPVTVGDKTVIPVVKISFGFGAGGGEGSMDSQKSGFGGGGGGGAKIEPAAFIIWDAEGVRVIPAGKGKWDTVIDAIPAIASKITKVKDSFIKGKGRGKGKGKGDDLDDLLGDDEK, encoded by the coding sequence ATGTCAAATAACGTCGTGGAGGTCCTTCGCGGGGTTGTCGGCGAGTTAAAAGAGATCGCCCGATCCGAAACCATTATCGGCGAGCCCGTCACCGTGGGCGACAAAACCGTGATCCCGGTCGTCAAAATATCGTTCGGTTTCGGCGCGGGCGGCGGCGAAGGCAGCATGGACTCGCAGAAATCCGGGTTCGGCGGCGGCGGCGGTGGTGGAGCCAAAATTGAACCGGCCGCGTTTATCATCTGGGATGCCGAGGGCGTCAGAGTCATTCCCGCGGGCAAGGGGAAATGGGATACCGTGATCGATGCGATCCCCGCCATCGCCAGCAAAATCACCAAGGTCAAGGATTCCTTTATCAAAGGAAAGGGGAGGGGCAAAGGAAAAGGCAAAGGCGACGACCTTGACGACCTCCTTGGAGATGATGAGAAATAA
- the nth gene encoding endonuclease III — MPRESLKDKTARAKKIVALLKKRYPDAKTSLDYDTVHQLMVATILSAQCTDERVNMTTPALFERFRSVKDFAEADSDELESLIQSCGFFRAKAKSIKSSARVLLERFGGEMPRTIDELTTLPGVGRKTASVVLGAGFGIAEGIVVDTHVARISKLLGLTAHTDPLKIEQDLMKVLEPEDWIRFSHMLIYHGRAVCIARRPKCAECVLAETCPSAKM; from the coding sequence ATGCCGCGTGAATCGCTGAAAGACAAAACCGCCCGCGCGAAAAAGATCGTGGCGCTGCTGAAAAAGCGGTATCCCGACGCCAAAACGTCCCTTGACTACGATACCGTGCACCAGTTGATGGTGGCGACCATCCTCTCTGCCCAGTGTACCGACGAGCGGGTCAACATGACGACCCCCGCATTGTTCGAACGCTTTCGGTCGGTGAAAGATTTTGCGGAGGCGGACAGCGACGAACTTGAATCGTTGATCCAATCGTGCGGATTCTTCCGCGCCAAAGCGAAATCAATCAAGTCGTCAGCCCGGGTTCTGCTGGAGCGATTCGGCGGCGAGATGCCAAGGACAATCGACGAGTTGACCACCCTGCCGGGAGTCGGCCGCAAGACGGCGTCGGTTGTTCTCGGCGCAGGATTCGGCATCGCCGAGGGTATCGTCGTTGACACGCATGTCGCGCGAATCAGCAAGCTGCTCGGACTGACCGCACATACCGATCCGCTCAAGATCGAGCAGGACCTGATGAAAGTGCTTGAGCCCGAAGACTGGATTCGGTTTTCTCACATGCTCATCTACCACGGCCGCGCCGTCTGTATCGCGCGCCGTCCAAAGTGTGCCGAGTGCGTCCTCGCCGAGACGTGTCCGTCGGCGAAAATGTAG
- the prmC gene encoding peptide chain release factor N(5)-glutamine methyltransferase: MSEPLSPFITRHAQRLEAVGIDHAANEVEWTLCHLLRVDRLHLYLEGLTQFDDRLRAEFESVMQRRLTREPLQYILQHAPFYGRDFFVSPAVMVPTPETESLCETALGYLDELELEHPRILDVGVGSGVIAVTMAAERPESRVVALDISDDALAVARTNAETHEVLERVEFRRSDLFRSLTPDERFDLILSNPPYIAEPDYADLPPEVRADPKVAMTAGSDGLDIIRRLLADAPDHLARQGRLMFEIGYDQAEKVAALTAADPRYTFLSIIRDLNDIDRIVVLGCDR, encoded by the coding sequence ATGAGCGAACCGCTGTCACCCTTTATCACCCGGCACGCGCAGCGACTCGAGGCCGTCGGAATCGATCACGCCGCCAACGAAGTCGAGTGGACTCTATGCCACCTTTTGCGGGTGGATCGCCTCCACCTGTATCTCGAAGGGCTCACCCAATTCGATGACCGACTGCGTGCGGAATTCGAGTCCGTCATGCAGCGCCGACTCACCCGCGAGCCGCTGCAGTATATCCTGCAGCACGCACCCTTCTACGGACGCGATTTCTTCGTATCCCCGGCCGTTATGGTGCCGACCCCGGAGACCGAGAGCCTCTGCGAAACGGCGCTTGGCTATCTGGACGAACTCGAGCTGGAGCATCCCCGCATCCTTGACGTGGGCGTCGGCTCCGGCGTGATCGCGGTCACGATGGCTGCCGAGCGCCCGGAGTCCCGCGTCGTCGCACTCGACATCTCCGACGATGCGCTGGCGGTTGCACGGACGAATGCAGAAACGCATGAGGTGCTCGAACGGGTCGAGTTCCGCCGGTCCGACTTGTTCCGCTCCCTGACGCCGGACGAGCGGTTTGATCTGATTCTCTCCAATCCGCCGTATATCGCCGAGCCGGATTACGCCGACCTGCCGCCGGAAGTCCGCGCCGACCCCAAAGTCGCCATGACGGCGGGTTCCGATGGTCTGGACATTATTCGTCGACTGCTGGCCGATGCACCCGATCATCTGGCGCGGCAGGGCCGGCTGATGTTTGAAATCGGCTACGATCAAGCCGAAAAAGTTGCCGCCTTGACGGCCGCGGATCCGCGCTATACGTTTCTGTCCATAATTCGTGATCTTAACGACATCGACCGCATCGTCGTGCTGGGGTGCGACCGCTGA